One window of Nymphaea colorata isolate Beijing-Zhang1983 chromosome 1, ASM883128v2, whole genome shotgun sequence genomic DNA carries:
- the LOC116261748 gene encoding uncharacterized protein LOC116261748 → MSTRDVGGKERWGTWEELVLACAVKRHGTKSWDFVAMEVQTRTSSPSRFLLSADDCRAKYRDLWRRFRNGKARKEDEGEEEGEGVEEGHEAGEEKERRIPWLEELRKIRVDELRREVERYDVSIVSLQHKLNKLKEDRERSVSEAENGQKDLDPVKEENREQLLRSEGEAADRKADGEKEAEGGTIKGIDPETKPSEPNQRNDESDRENRSFSESNSTEEKPQARAPEPEMTDGVQDRTADPAGEGTRGERPAGRPPSPSESYNGSSETIGKDPAGRQSLREGREADLGDVYSATKDATGGEIGGAGRSNAESKDGSGEVEDAKESSEELSSVRLSKKRRRKGLEKSSSGDDDERASDGVSTGDSPRMKRSRAVAGEVGRLAEPLDAVRSHRYGRVFERRLDSQDTMYYRSLIRKHVDLEAVSTRVEEGHYSSPLEFFRDLLLLFNNALVFYPKNSPESTAAGHLRDLVTRELMAPNKAQKAENMSDPSPSSDTKEQPRSGSNNPVSQPSKSGNSVAPVVVSRKRSTLSASQPEAAKQPNVETESVTREEPDGPGSREGKGGAENESKKRPLKGSRTNKSRASMMATKNAPNSSSHQNASQSSNHGRSLTASTTTASKGVLNVTVGEKAELPSKKRSAAAANFLNRMKRASGGPTTTTSAAMTSAGTNLLETLRESGGGNGGRGGDQRKGGRDGRKEPGSRQTGGRQNAPASAPPKRGVGRPPKKGVAGRQRAKEAEAQPAPPPPPPSRTVRKRARR, encoded by the exons ATGTCGACCCGCGACGTCGGAGGGAAGGAGCGGTGGGGAACGTGGGAGGAGCTGGTGTTGGCCTGCGCCGTGAAGCGTCACGGTACCAAGAGTTGGGATTTCGTCGCCATGGAGGTCCAGACGCGGACATCGTCGCCTTCCCGATTCCTGCTCTCCGCCGACGACTGCAGAGCGAAATACAGGGACCTATGGAGGAGATTCAGGAACGGCAAGGCTAGGAAGGAAGacgagggggaggaggagggagagggagtggaGGAAGGACATGAGGCcggggaggagaaggagaggaggataCCGTGGTTGGAGGAGTTGAGGAAGATCAGGGTCGATGAACTCAGGCGAGAGGTAGAGCGTTACGACGTTTCGATCGT CTCCCTACAACACAAGCTTAACAAACTGAAGGAAGATCGCGAGCGCAGCGTCTCGGAGGCCGAGAACGGCCAGAAAGATCTAGATCCGGTGAAGGAAGAGAACAGAGAGCAGCTCTTACGTTCAGAAGGAGAGGCAGCCGACCGAAAGGCCGATGGCGAGAAGGAGGCGGAGGGTGGAACGATCAAGGGAATCGATCCTGAGACGAAACCCAGCGAACCGAATCAGAGAAACGATGAATCGGATCGCGAGAACCGATCCTTTTCCGAGTCGAACTCGACAGAGGAGAAGCCCCAGGCTAGGGCTCCAGAGCCGGAGATGACCGATGGAGTGCAAGACCGGACGGCAGACCCTGCCGGCGAGGGGACGAGGGGGGAGAGACCTGCCGGACGACCGCCGTCACCGTCCGAGTCGTACAACGGAAGTTCGGAGACTATTGGCAAGGATCCGGCAGGGCGACAGTCCCTGAGGGAGGGGAGGGAAGCGGACCTCGGCGACGTTTACTCTGCTACGAAGGACGCCACAGGAGGAGAAATAGGTGGCGCGGGACGGTCGAACGCCGAGTCAAAGGACGGCAGCGGCGAGGTCGAGGACGCGAAGGAAAGCAGCGAGGAGTTGAGCTCCGTCCGCCTCTCAAAGAAGAGACGTCGCAAGGGGCTGGAGAAGAGCAGCAGCGGCGACGATGACGAGCGAGCATCCGACGGCGTTTCGACCGGGGACTCGCCTCGCATGAAACGCAGCCGCGCCGTTGCCGGGGAGGTCGGCCGCCTGGCGGAACCCCTCGACGCCGTGCGGTCGCACCGGTACGGCCGCGTCTTCGAGCGCCGCCTCGATAGCCAG GACACCATGTATTACAGAAGTCTGATCCGGAAGCACGTAGATCTCGAGGCAGTATCGACGCGAGTCGAAGAAGGGCACTACTCTAGCCCCCTGGAATTTTTCAGggacctcctcctcctcttcaacaATGCTCTTGTTTTCTATCCCAAGAACTCGCCGGAGTCTACCGCCGCTGGCCACCTTCGGGACCTCGTCACCAGAGAACTGATGGCCCCCAATAAAGCCCAGAAAGCCGAGAACATGTCCGACCCGTCTCCGTCTTCCGATACGAAGGAACAACCCAGATCCGGTTCAAACAATCCCGTTTCGCAACCTTCCAAGTCCGGTAACTCCGTCGCCCCAGTCGTCGTTAGCAGAAAGCGCAGCACCTTGTCTGCCTCTCAACCGGAGGCCGCGAAACAGCCTAACGTGGAGACCGAATCGGTTACACGGGAGGAGCCTGACGGACCCGGTTCGAGAGAGGGCAAGGGAGGAGCGGAGAACGAGTCGAAGAAGAGGCCTCTCAAGGGCTCGAGGACCAATAAGAGCAGGGCGAGCATGATGGCAACAAAGAACGCGCCGAATTCTTCCAGCCACCAGAACGCGAGTCAGAGTTCCAACCACGGCCGCAGCCTCACGGCGTCCACGACAACGGCTTCGAAGGGGGTGTTGAATGTTACCGTAGGGGAGAAGGCAGAATTGCCGTCGAAAAAGCGGAGCGCGGCCGCAGCAAACTTCCTGAACAGGATGAAGAGGGCAAGCGGCGGCCCAACAACGACGACCTCAGCCGCCATGACTTCTGCGGGGACAAACCTGCTCGAGACGTTGAGGGAATCGGGTGGTGGTAATGGTGGGAGGGGCGGAGACCAGCGAAAAGGAGGGAGAGATGGCCGGAAGGAACCTGGTTCGAGGCAGACTGGCGGCAGACAGAATGCTCCGGCTTCGGCCCCGCCCAAGAGAGGAGTTGGGCGGCCACCGAAAAAAGGTGTCGCGGGGAGGCAGAGGGCTAAGGAAGCAGAGGCGCAACCTGCTcctccgccaccgccaccgtcCAGGACGGTCAGAAAGCGGGCAAGGAGGTGA